The DNA sequence GACGGGTGTAACGTCTTCGATGCGTCCGATACGCATGCCGGCCCGGGCAAGTGCACGAATTGCTGCCTGCGCACCAGGACCGGGGCTTCTCTGTTTCCCGCGACCCGGGGCACGAACCTTGACATGCAGCCCGACAATGCCTTTCTCCATTGCCTGGTTTGCCACATTCGTTGCCATCTGCATTGCTGCATAGGGTGAGCTTTCATTTCTCGCCTGCTTCACCACCATTCCGCCGGAAGACTTCGTGACAGTCTCGGCACCGGAAAGATCAGTGACCGTGATGACGGTATTGTTAAATGAAGCGTAGATGTGCGCCACTCCCCA is a window from the Methanovulcanius yangii genome containing:
- a CDS encoding 30S ribosomal protein S11, whose protein sequence is MAEKTEKWGVAHIYASFNNTVITVTDLSGAETVTKSSGGMVVKQARNESSPYAAMQMATNVANQAMEKGIVGLHVKVRAPGRGKQRSPGPGAQAAIRALARAGMRIGRIEDVTPVPHDSIRAKGGRRGRRV